The Synergistota bacterium DNA segment TTCATCTATCAGCCTAGAAAGCTCTTCAGGATTTTGGATCTTAACCTCGGAAGAGCCAGATGGTAAAGATCTACCCTCATTAAGTGATAAGAGAGCTTGCGATTTATGCCCAAGATCCGCCTCAACCGTTATCTTAATCTCCGAAACCCCAGGGGGAGGATTAAACGCAAAGTTTCCATCTTCATCCGTTTTCCCCTCTAGGATAAGCTCTCCTTTAACGTTATCGTAAACCCAAACCCTCGCGCCCTTAACGCCTTCACCGCTACTAAAATAGGTCCTTGTGATTACCTTTCCACTATCATCTAAATAGGCAAAGGTCTTAACCTTATGGGCAAGACAGGAATCGCTTAAAGAGAAGAAAACTAAAAGAAAAACTAAAACCGATGCTAAAACTTTAGGATTAACCCTTTTTACAAATAGCAAAACCACAGAGCTTATCAATCCTTCGATGACCATAACTGGAAGATGAGCTATAAATACAAGCTTAGCAAGAGCCAAAAAGCCCTCTCCCTTTAAAGCTAAGACTAAGGCCACAAGGAACCCCGCAAGGGCAACCGAAAAGGCACCTATAAGAAAGCCTCCAAGGGAGCTTAAGAGGCTTCTATCGGAAAGCACCAATCTTCTAAAGAAAAAATAGGATAGAACCGCAGGAAAGGCCATGTTAAAGGTATTGATCCCAAGGGTGGTTAATCCCCCAAATTGAAATAAAATACCTTGAAGAAACAGGGCAACTAGGATGGACGGGAAAGCCATCCAGCCAAGAAGAAGACCGTTTAACCCATTTAAGATAAGGTGAACGCTCGTTGGGCCCAGGGGAACATGAACTAAAGAGGCAACAAAAAAGGCAGAAGATAATATCCCAACCTTAGGTATATCCCTTTCAGTAACCTTTTTTAATCCCAAGTAAGTGCCTCCTATAGTTAAAATAGCCCCAGATATCAAAACTGGCGCTGATAAGACTCCCTCTGAAATGTGCATTTCGGTATCACCTCTTATCTTCTTGGTGTTATCATATCCCATAAAAGTAGACCTGTCAAGGCAAAGGGAAAATTGACACTTTTAAATTACACCACCTTAGGGATGACCAAAACTCTTCCGTTAAGTTTCAATATATCCACCCTTATGCCATAAACCTCAAAAACAGCCTTTTCGTTAACAACCTCTTTGCCACCGAAGGCATAGATCTTTCCATCCTTTAATAAAAGAACCCTATCAGCGTAACCTAAGGCAAGATTAATATCATGCATTGTAACTATAGCTGACATTCCCTTCTCCTTAACGATGCTCTTTAATAAATTCATCACCTCTACCTGATTTCTTATATCGAGGTTATTAGTTGGCTCATCAAGAAGGAGATACCTTGGCTCTTGAGCGAAAGCCCTGGCAATCAAAACAAGCTGAAGCTCTCCCCCGCTTAACTCGTTAAGCCTTCTAAAGGCGATCTTCTCCATATTAAGAAGACTAATGATCTCTTCGACAACCCTTATATCATAATCCTTAGCCTCCCAATTTATATAAGGCCTTCTACCAAGCAATATAGTGTCGAAGACGGTCAAGTAGTTTATCTCTCCTCTTTGAGGAACATAACCAAAGATCCTGGATATATCCTTTAGAGTAAGTTCTCTTAAATCAAGCTTATCTAAATAAACCGATCCTTTAGGGCTCAATATACCGTTTAAGCACTTCAAAAGGGTAGTCTTCCCGCTTCCGTTAGGACCAAGTATGAAAAGAAGCTCACCATCTCCGATCGAAAAGCCTATATCTCTTAAAACCTCTACCCCACCATAAGAGTAAGATAAATCGTTAACCTTTAACACCCTTACCACCCTTTAGAAGAAGATATATAAAAAGAGGCGCACCACCTATGGAGGTTATAACTCCAACCGGTATTATCACAGGGGATAATATAGTTCTTCCAATGGTATCGGAAACCAAGAGCATGATAGCTCCCACCACTGAGCTTAACGGTATCAGAAATCTATAATCTCCACCTATAACCAATCTCAAAATATGGGGGGAAACAAGCCCTACAAAACCTATAACCCCAGTAAACGAAACACATAAAGCCGTTAACAAGGAAGAGACTATCATCCCTTCAAGCCTAACTCTATTAGGCTTAACCCCTAAAGACATCGCCGTTTCATCGCCCATGAGAATAGAGTTATAGTCCCATCTTCGATAGAAGAAGTATATGAAGCAGAGTAAAAATAAAATCAACATTATACGAATCTCGTTCCAGTTTGTCCTTCCCACATCACCAAAAGTCCAAAAAACTATGGATGCAACATGAACATCAGTAGTAAAGTATTGGATTAACATGACCCCGGCTTGAAAAAGGGCGGACATAGCTACCCCAGCAAGTATCATGGCTTCTGGAGTGAAATTCTTAAGCTTAGATAAAGCAAGTATAACGAAGGCGCTTAAAAGAGCTCCCAAGAAAGCGAAAATGGGGACAACGTACGGATCAAATATGGTTAAAGCCTCACCAACACGATGAACATGCCCTGCCCCCAAATATATTATTGCTAAGGATGCCCCGAAGGCCGCCCCTTGAGATACTCCAAGAGTGAATGGAGAAGCCAAAGGGTTTCTCAATATGCATTGCATAACCGCACCAGACAAGGACAAGCTTCCCCCCACAACGATTGCGGAGGCTATCCTTGGAAGCCTAACGTTCCATAAAACAGGATGTCTATTGAAAAGACCCTCCACAAGATCTAACAAAGACATCCTATAACTACCTAAACCTAAAGAGATAAGGGCAAGAAAGATCAATCCAGTAAGAAGCGCTATTCCAAAAGTTATCCTACTTTTAACAAGCCTCTTATACTCACCACTTAGTAACATCTATAACTCCAAGCTCTCCGTACCTTGAGGCTATCTCATCATAAAGCTCCCTACCCAAGAAGAATCTGTATATCTCATTAGCTTTAACCTTTATCTCCACATCCTTAAAAGCTTCAGGCATTAAAACCTTACCAATCCAGTAGCTATTAACAAGGGCTTGTTCCACATTGGTATTATAGAAGTTAAAGGAGTATATTCCGTAAACCTTACCGTTTCTAAAGGCATTTAAGGATTGATAAAAGGTCTTGTCCTTTTCATAATCCTGCTTAACAAGACTGAGATTCCCAAGATCAAGGAATATTACCTCAGGCTGTTCCTTTAAGAGAAACTCCTTATCTACAAAAACATGTCCGGAGAGCTTAACTTTGCGAGCTATATTTTCATCTCTAATATTGTTAACCTCAAAGGGCGGAAACTCCGGGTTAGTCGAGGTTATTCCATGCTGTCCCTTGAAACCCAGTCCTCCCACATATACCTTAGAAGGCTTCTTCACGTTTTTAGTTCTCGAATCTAGATCTTTAATCACCCCCTCTATAAAGGCTATTATCTCTTCCGCCCTCCTCTCTCTTCCTAAAACCTTACCCATAAGCCTTATAGATTGAAAAAGCTCTAAAGTTCTGAAGTTTCCAAGCGTTCCATAGTTTATAGCAATAACAGGTATCCCAAGCTTATCTTGTAACCCCTGAGCATATTCGGGCCTAACAGTTGCAAATATGACATCGGGCTTAAGCCTGATTACTTCCTCCAAGTTAGGCTTAGGATCATCCGGCC contains these protein-coding regions:
- a CDS encoding ABC transporter ATP-binding protein, whose protein sequence is MLKVNDLSYSYGGVEVLRDIGFSIGDGELLFILGPNGSGKTTLLKCLNGILSPKGSVYLDKLDLRELTLKDISRIFGYVPQRGEINYLTVFDTILLGRRPYINWEAKDYDIRVVEEIISLLNMEKIAFRRLNELSGGELQLVLIARAFAQEPRYLLLDEPTNNLDIRNQVEVMNLLKSIVKEKGMSAIVTMHDINLALGYADRVLLLKDGKIYAFGGKEVVNEKAVFEVYGIRVDILKLNGRVLVIPKVV
- a CDS encoding iron ABC transporter permease, with protein sequence MLLSGEYKRLVKSRITFGIALLTGLIFLALISLGLGSYRMSLLDLVEGLFNRHPVLWNVRLPRIASAIVVGGSLSLSGAVMQCILRNPLASPFTLGVSQGAAFGASLAIIYLGAGHVHRVGEALTIFDPYVVPIFAFLGALLSAFVILALSKLKNFTPEAMILAGVAMSALFQAGVMLIQYFTTDVHVASIVFWTFGDVGRTNWNEIRIMLILFLLCFIYFFYRRWDYNSILMGDETAMSLGVKPNRVRLEGMIVSSLLTALCVSFTGVIGFVGLVSPHILRLVIGGDYRFLIPLSSVVGAIMLLVSDTIGRTILSPVIIPVGVITSIGGAPLFIYLLLKGGKGVKG
- a CDS encoding iron ABC transporter substrate-binding protein, which gives rise to MKKFFVFLLFILLAFSSAFASERVKVADLYGREIEVSKEVNKVVAIGPGALRLVCYLQALDKVVGVENAEKTWEVYTRPYRLANPRLGELPTIGVGGPDDPKPNLEEVIRLKPDVIFATVRPEYAQGLQDKLGIPVIAINYGTLGNFRTLELFQSIRLMGKVLGRERRAEEIIAFIEGVIKDLDSRTKNVKKPSKVYVGGLGFKGQHGITSTNPEFPPFEVNNIRDENIARKVKLSGHVFVDKEFLLKEQPEVIFLDLGNLSLVKQDYEKDKTFYQSLNAFRNGKVYGIYSFNFYNTNVEQALVNSYWIGKVLMPEAFKDVEIKVKANEIYRFFLGRELYDEIASRYGELGVIDVTKW